The following are encoded in a window of Fluviibacter phosphoraccumulans genomic DNA:
- the dusB gene encoding tRNA dihydrouridine synthase DusB, whose translation MDFVGYRLRNNLFVAPMAGVTDRPFRQLCKKLGAGLAVSEMVTSNSLLYGSAKTQRRANHDGEVAPISVQIAGADPAMMAEAAKYNADRGAQIIDINMGCPAKKVCNVMAGSALLQHETLVGQILSAVVNAVPDTPVTLKIRTGWNVDNKNAPSILRIAEESGIRALAVHGRTRCQQYRGEAEFDTIGAVKAAARIPVIANGDITTPEKAKAVLEKTGADGVMIGRAAQGRPWIFREIEHYLATGEKLPPPAVTEIQSILLEHLEDLYGFYGTETGVRVARKHISWYTKGLTGSAAFRHQMNRLDSITEQRTMVEDFFAHLGQRHEHLVYDTSAESSDEELAA comes from the coding sequence ATGGATTTTGTCGGCTACCGCCTCCGAAATAATCTGTTTGTTGCTCCGATGGCCGGAGTCACAGATCGACCGTTCCGCCAGCTCTGCAAGAAGCTTGGCGCGGGTCTGGCCGTGTCGGAAATGGTGACCTCCAATTCCCTGCTCTACGGCAGCGCCAAAACGCAACGACGCGCCAACCACGATGGGGAAGTCGCTCCGATTTCCGTACAGATCGCTGGTGCCGACCCGGCCATGATGGCCGAGGCTGCCAAATACAATGCCGACCGTGGCGCCCAGATCATTGATATCAACATGGGCTGCCCGGCCAAAAAAGTGTGTAACGTCATGGCGGGCTCAGCCCTGCTTCAGCATGAAACGCTGGTGGGTCAGATTCTGTCGGCGGTGGTGAATGCCGTCCCGGATACCCCCGTGACGCTAAAAATCCGCACGGGTTGGAACGTCGATAATAAAAATGCGCCATCTATTCTGAGAATTGCTGAAGAAAGCGGTATTCGTGCCCTGGCCGTGCATGGCCGCACACGCTGCCAGCAATATCGCGGTGAAGCCGAATTCGATACGATTGGCGCGGTAAAGGCCGCTGCCCGCATCCCAGTGATTGCTAACGGGGACATCACCACGCCGGAAAAAGCGAAGGCTGTGCTCGAGAAAACCGGCGCAGATGGCGTCATGATTGGTCGTGCTGCGCAAGGCCGCCCCTGGATCTTCCGTGAAATCGAACACTATCTGGCCACCGGCGAAAAACTACCGCCGCCGGCTGTCACGGAAATTCAATCCATTCTGCTGGAACACCTGGAAGATCTGTACGGCTTCTACGGCACCGAGACGGGCGTACGTGTCGCCCGCAAGCATATCTCCTGGTACACCAAGGGGCTGACCGGGTCCGCCGCTTTCCGGCACCAGATGAATCGATTGGACTCAATTACCGAGCAACGCACCATGGTTGAAGATTTCTTTGCTCACTTAGGCCAACGTCACGAACATCTGGTCTATGACACATCCGCCGAGTCCTCTGACGAGGAGCTGGCCGCATGA
- a CDS encoding helix-turn-helix domain-containing protein, which translates to MTTQSPSELAKAVTTALDKYFTELNGEAASAVYDMVLSCVERPMLEVVMRQASNNQTVAAQILGINRNTLRKKLSDHGLL; encoded by the coding sequence ATGACCACACAGAGCCCCTCCGAGCTGGCAAAAGCAGTCACCACTGCGCTGGACAAGTATTTCACTGAACTAAATGGCGAGGCTGCCAGTGCCGTGTATGACATGGTGCTGAGTTGTGTCGAACGCCCGATGCTCGAAGTCGTCATGCGCCAGGCCTCGAACAACCAGACCGTTGCGGCACAGATTCTCGGCATTAACCGCAACACCCTCCGCAAGAAGCTGTCCGACCACGGCCTGCTCTGA